The DNA sequence GAGCATTTCCGATGCAGTATGGTTAACCTTCACCACCGCTACTACTGTAGGCTATGGTGATTTTTCTGCCAGCACTGTGTATGGCCGCCTTACAACAATAATATTACTTTATATCGGCGGCATTGGCATTTTGGCGCAAGTGGTCGCCTTGTATTTTGAATATCGGCAAAACATACGCGATAAAATGCTTCGCGGCCAATGGAGTTGGAACATGAAAGATCATATCGTATTTCTTAATTGCCCTATTGAGGCGGGAGAAGAATATTACTATCAGGCAATATCCCAATTACGCGCCAGCGGGCTAGATCATGCTTCACGTCCAATTATTATTGTTAGCGATTTATTTTCTAACGGCCTGCCGGAGCGCCTGCAAAAGCTGAATGTCACTCATGTTAGCAAACCACTTTCTGACAGCGCTACATTGAAAAGCGCCAGCGTATTGCAAGCCGATACGGTTATCATCTTGTCCCATGCGCATCTTGACCCAACCTCCGACAGTATCACCTTTGACCTCATAGACCGTCTGCGTGAAATGGGTTACACTAACCGCATTATTGCTGAAGCAGTGCGTGATGAAAACCGTGGGCGCCTGAAAAAAGCCGGTGCAAATAACGTACTTCGTCCCATACGCAGCTATCCCGAACTGCTCATGCGCTCTATTCTTGCCCCCGGCTCTGAACAGGTAATAGAAAAGCTCTTTGATAGTTTTGGCGAAGAATGCATCCGCTACGATGCCAATTTCACAATGCAATGGCTGGAAGTGATAAACCGCCTCGCCAAAAACGATTATGGCCTACCCATTGCCTATGAGAATGCAGAGCAAGAGATCATTACCAACCCTTCAGCAAAAACCATCGTAACTGCCACGGCGATTTTTGTGATTGTTAATGAAGGAAAAATTTGCCTGCACAGCGAAATTCAGCACGCATTGAGCACATGACAATGCCACTCAGCACACAACGGCGGCTATTACAAATATGTATTAGTCTTGCTTCTTTGGTGCCATTGAGCGCTGGCCTTGCTGGCATGGTGGTGGGCAGCAATCTGCTTGGTGAAATCACCAGCATTTCTCTCGATAGCCATTTTCGCTATCTTTCCGGCTTATTATTTACGCTGGGGCTGGGTTTTATTACTGCCGTTCCCCGCATCGAATCTCACACCAGCCGCATACGCATACTAACGTTATTGGTTGTCGTGGGCGGCATTGCGCGACTTGTTGCGGCATTGGCCATTGGTATGCCTTCCACCGCTATGACTGCTGCCATAGCAATGGAGCTAATCATTACCCCCGCACTATGTTTATGGCAATCGCACATCGCCAAATGCTATACATCCGTATAAATAAACGCAAAAACATAATGAACCTTCTTGCAAAATAACACATGCTGTGCTTGGTTTCTTAACTATTGGCGCACGCATAGGAAAACTGCTCCCTAATGGCAACTATTGAATAGTTTAATCATGAATACAAAACAAACTCACACTCAAATTCGTATTAATAAACATAGCAAAGAAAAAACAAAAAATTCTTTACTCTACGCAGGAATGCTCGTTTCGCTTCTGCTGGTATTTATAGGCGATTATTATACTGAACTTGGTATGGTAGTGTGGGTGTTAAACTTCATACCACTAACACTGGCATTATTCATTACCCGCCCTGCTGTTCCGCTCATGGTTGCCGTGGCAGCATCTGTTTTTATGCTCGCTAGTTATTTTGGCGATACAAGTAACGAAAACCTGAACGAGAGAGTTGCGTTAATCAACCGTATTATGGGCATGTTCAGCATTTGGACGGCGGCAATTGTCGCAAGTGTTTTTGTTAATAACCGCGCTCGGATTACACAGCAGGAATGGCTGCAAAAAGGCCAGGCTGGCATTAGCAGAGCCATGCTGGGAGAGCAAAACGAAAATGAACTTGGGCAAACCATATTATATTTTTTAATGGATTATATGGGCGCCAGTGTCGGCGCAATATACATACAAAATAAAGGAGCATATGAATGTGTTGCCACTCGCGGCGTGCCGGAAGATGCGGTTAAGAAAAAATTCACGGCAAACGACAGCTTGCTTGGTCAGGCAGTTAAAGAACAACGCATTATTATGGTTAACGATTTGCCCGATGGTTACATCACTATGGGCTCTGCCATGGGCCAAAGCAAACCCAATAACCTGTTAATTGCCCCCGCAAATGCCGATGGCGTTACCAACACCGTGCTCGAACTGGGATTTGTTGATGACATACATAAAGACGCAGTAACGCTGATTAACAATATTTCTGAATCAATAGGCACTGCAGTGCGCTCAGCTAATTATCGCCAGAACCTGCAGAACTTTTTGGAAGAAACACAGCGTCAGGCCGAAGAGTTGCACTCGCAAAGTGAAGAACTACGTGTGGCCAATGAGGAGTTGGAAGAACAAAGCAACTCCCTGCAAGCATCGCAATCGCAGCTGGAACAACAGCAAGCAGAAATGGAGCAAGCCAATTCGCAGCTGGAAGAACAAACGCAAATGCTGGAAACCCAGCGCGATGCACTTTCAGAAGCGAAATCCAGTCTTCAACTGCGCGCACGCGAATTGGAACAAGCCAGCCAGTACAAAAGCGACTTTCTGGCCAATATGTCCCATGAGCTACGCACACCGCTTAACTCTACGCTTATTCTGGCAAAACTGCTTTCTGATAACCCCGATGAGAACCTGTCAGAAGAGCAGGTAAGATACGCAGAAACCATCTATTCTTCCGGCAATGACTTGCTTACCTTAATTAATGATATTCTCGATTTATCGAAAATCGAAGCCGGCCATATGGAAATTCAAGCAGAAAGTGTGGCAACCAATAATATTGTCTCCTCGCTGACCCGCATATTCGAACCGCTGGCAGAAGAGAAAAAACTCACCTTTAAAACTACCATCGATAAAACCTGCCCCAAGGAAATTCTCACGGATGAGAAACGTTTAGAGCAGGTATTAAAGAATCTTTTATCCAACGCCGTTAAATTCACCGAAAAAGGCACTGTTAGCCTGAAAGTCAAAAAATCCGGCAAAGAGCATATTGCTTTTGAAGTAACCGATAGCGGCATTGGCATCGCACCCGAGCAACACGAGCTTATATTTGATGCTTTCAAGCAAGCTGACGGTAACACCAACCGCAAATTCGGTGGAACGGGTTTAGGGTTATCCATCACCCGCGAATTAACCCGCTTGCTGGGCGGTAAAATTTCATTAGAAAGCACCATGGGTAAAGGCAGCACATTCACCATAACACTGCCGATCGAATACCATGCGGACAATGTGGAAAAGCGTCAGGAACCACAAGAACCAACCC is a window from the Alphaproteobacteria bacterium genome containing:
- a CDS encoding potassium channel family protein — protein: MLFRFKFMLEERKRLRLHNHANLRGQLIYLTLVLLAIIALHSVAMVLLEGLSISDAVWLTFTTATTVGYGDFSASTVYGRLTTIILLYIGGIGILAQVVALYFEYRQNIRDKMLRGQWSWNMKDHIVFLNCPIEAGEEYYYQAISQLRASGLDHASRPIIIVSDLFSNGLPERLQKLNVTHVSKPLSDSATLKSASVLQADTVIILSHAHLDPTSDSITFDLIDRLREMGYTNRIIAEAVRDENRGRLKKAGANNVLRPIRSYPELLMRSILAPGSEQVIEKLFDSFGEECIRYDANFTMQWLEVINRLAKNDYGLPIAYENAEQEIITNPSAKTIVTATAIFVIVNEGKICLHSEIQHALST
- a CDS encoding DUF4345 domain-containing protein, which translates into the protein MTMPLSTQRRLLQICISLASLVPLSAGLAGMVVGSNLLGEITSISLDSHFRYLSGLLFTLGLGFITAVPRIESHTSRIRILTLLVVVGGIARLVAALAIGMPSTAMTAAIAMELIITPALCLWQSHIAKCYTSV
- a CDS encoding response regulator, producing the protein MNTKQTHTQIRINKHSKEKTKNSLLYAGMLVSLLLVFIGDYYTELGMVVWVLNFIPLTLALFITRPAVPLMVAVAASVFMLASYFGDTSNENLNERVALINRIMGMFSIWTAAIVASVFVNNRARITQQEWLQKGQAGISRAMLGEQNENELGQTILYFLMDYMGASVGAIYIQNKGAYECVATRGVPEDAVKKKFTANDSLLGQAVKEQRIIMVNDLPDGYITMGSAMGQSKPNNLLIAPANADGVTNTVLELGFVDDIHKDAVTLINNISESIGTAVRSANYRQNLQNFLEETQRQAEELHSQSEELRVANEELEEQSNSLQASQSQLEQQQAEMEQANSQLEEQTQMLETQRDALSEAKSSLQLRARELEQASQYKSDFLANMSHELRTPLNSTLILAKLLSDNPDENLSEEQVRYAETIYSSGNDLLTLINDILDLSKIEAGHMEIQAESVATNNIVSSLTRIFEPLAEEKKLTFKTTIDKTCPKEILTDEKRLEQVLKNLLSNAVKFTEKGTVSLKVKKSGKEHIAFEVTDSGIGIAPEQHELIFDAFKQADGNTNRKFGGTGLGLSITRELTRLLGGKISLESTMGKGSTFTITLPIEYHADNVEKRQEPQEPTRARTTRTPISNNDSAISDNATNDFDVFGPPESVASKTISDDRDQLNKSQRLILVVEDDESFARILYDLAHEMGFQCLLAHTADDALITAKQFLPDAVVLDVGLPDHSGLSVLDRLKQDSHTRHIPVHVVSGNDYAETAMSLGAVGYMMKPVKREDLMGALQKMETRFIKDMQHVLVVEDDPVQLDSMRKLLGTNNVETTGVGTAAECLKLLKTETFDCMVLDLSLPDASGYSLLETLSKEDAYSFPPVIVYTGRDLSSAEEQQLRRYSKSIIIKGAKSPERLLDEVTLFLHQVVSDLPPEQQKMLKKAKNRDNIMEGRRILVVEDDIRNVYALTSIFEPRGAMIQIARNGLEALAALDKVANDPKAVPIDLVLMDVMMPEMDGLTATLEIRKQPKWDKLPIIMLTAKAMKGDQERCIEAGANDYMSKPLDVEKLLSLVRVWMPR